A genomic segment from [Flavobacterium] thermophilum encodes:
- the suhB gene encoding Inositol-1-monophosphatase, protein MAGKWEEIDQYARQWIAEAGQRIRASFAEPLTVETKENRNDLVTNVDRGIEQFFAEHIRRQFPGHRLLGEEGFGDELAALDGVVWVIDPIDGTMNFVHQRRHFAVSVGIFEDGVGQLGYVYDVVFDELYTAQKGKGLFLNGEPLGRLQPAPVAESIIAINGTWLMENKRLDHRPLVRLAKDARGTRSYGSAALELAYVAAGRLDAYISPRLSPWDFAGGMILIEEAGGIMTNLDGKPIDLLNRSSVLAAKPGVHEEILQRYLRG, encoded by the coding sequence ATGGCAGGAAAATGGGAAGAGATCGACCAGTATGCCCGGCAATGGATTGCAGAAGCGGGACAGCGCATCCGCGCCTCGTTTGCGGAGCCGCTGACTGTGGAAACGAAGGAAAACCGCAACGACTTGGTGACGAACGTCGACCGCGGCATTGAGCAGTTTTTCGCCGAGCACATCCGCCGCCAATTTCCCGGCCATCGCCTGTTGGGCGAAGAAGGGTTCGGCGATGAGCTGGCCGCATTGGACGGCGTTGTATGGGTCATTGACCCGATTGACGGAACGATGAACTTTGTCCATCAGCGGCGCCACTTTGCCGTGTCGGTCGGCATTTTCGAAGATGGCGTCGGCCAGCTTGGCTATGTGTATGACGTTGTCTTTGACGAGCTGTATACCGCGCAAAAAGGGAAGGGGTTGTTTTTGAACGGCGAGCCGCTCGGCCGCTTGCAGCCGGCACCGGTGGCGGAATCGATCATCGCCATTAATGGCACATGGCTCATGGAAAATAAACGTCTCGACCATCGTCCACTCGTGAGGCTGGCCAAAGATGCGCGCGGCACGCGTTCGTACGGGTCGGCGGCGCTCGAGCTCGCCTATGTCGCAGCCGGCCGCTTGGACGCCTACATTTCGCCGCGCCTGTCGCCGTGGGATTTTGCCGGCGGGATGATTTTAATTGAAGAGGCGGGCGGAATCATGACGAACCTCGACGGAAAGCCGATCGATCTGCTCAACCGCAGCTCTGTGCTTGCCGCCAAGCCGGGCGTGCATGAGGAAATTTTGCAGCGCTACCTTCGGGGCTGA
- the pdhC_1 gene encoding Dihydrolipoyllysine-residue acetyltransferase component of pyruvate dehydrogenase complex — MAFEFKLPDIGEGIHEGEIVKWFVKPGDEVNEDDVLCEVQNDKAVVEIPSPVKGKVLEILVPEGTVATVGQTLITLDAPGYENMTFKGQEQEEAKKEEKTETVSKEEKVDAVAPNAPAAEAEADPNRRVIAMPSVRKYAREKGVDIRLVQGTGKNGRILKEDIDAFLAGGAKAAAEPTPQAAEEKAAPQAPAAKPVVPEGEFPETREKMSGIRRAIAKAMVHSKHTAPHVTLMDEADVTKLVAHRKKFKAIAAEKGIKLTFLPYVVKALVSALREYPVLNTSIDDATEEIIHKHYYNIGIAADTDRGLLVPVIKHADRKPIFALAKEINELAEKAREGKLMPNEMKGASCTITNIGSAGGQWFTPVINHPEVAILGIGRIAEKPIVRDGEIVAAPMLALSLSFDHRMIDGATAQKALNHIKQLLSDPELLLMEV; from the coding sequence GTGGCTTTTGAATTTAAGCTGCCGGACATTGGCGAAGGCATCCACGAAGGTGAAATTGTCAAATGGTTTGTGAAACCGGGCGATGAAGTGAACGAAGACGATGTATTGTGCGAAGTGCAAAATGACAAGGCGGTTGTCGAAATTCCCTCCCCGGTCAAAGGGAAAGTGCTTGAAATCCTCGTCCCGGAAGGAACGGTGGCAACGGTCGGGCAAACGCTCATTACGCTCGATGCGCCGGGTTATGAAAACATGACGTTTAAAGGACAAGAGCAAGAAGAAGCGAAAAAAGAGGAAAAAACGGAAACGGTGTCGAAAGAGGAAAAGGTTGACGCTGTCGCTCCCAATGCACCGGCAGCTGAAGCGGAGGCTGACCCGAACCGCCGCGTCATCGCCATGCCGTCCGTGCGCAAGTATGCGCGCGAAAAAGGCGTCGATATTCGGCTTGTCCAAGGAACGGGCAAAAACGGCCGCATTTTGAAAGAAGATATTGATGCCTTCCTCGCCGGCGGCGCGAAAGCCGCGGCTGAGCCGACGCCGCAAGCGGCGGAAGAGAAGGCAGCGCCGCAAGCGCCAGCGGCGAAACCGGTTGTGCCGGAAGGCGAATTCCCGGAAACGCGCGAGAAAATGAGCGGCATCCGTCGGGCGATCGCCAAGGCCATGGTGCATTCGAAACATACGGCCCCGCACGTGACGCTGATGGACGAAGCCGATGTGACGAAGCTTGTTGCTCACCGAAAAAAATTCAAGGCCATTGCCGCGGAAAAAGGCATCAAGCTGACGTTCTTGCCGTATGTCGTCAAAGCGCTTGTTTCCGCGCTGCGTGAATATCCGGTGCTGAATACGTCGATCGACGATGCGACGGAGGAAATTATTCATAAGCATTACTACAACATCGGCATCGCCGCTGATACGGATCGAGGGTTGCTCGTGCCGGTCATTAAACATGCCGACCGGAAGCCGATTTTCGCGCTGGCGAAGGAAATCAACGAACTCGCTGAAAAAGCGCGCGAAGGCAAACTGATGCCAAACGAAATGAAAGGCGCATCGTGCACGATCACGAACATCGGCTCAGCCGGCGGGCAATGGTTTACGCCGGTCATCAACCATCCGGAAGTGGCGATTCTTGGCATCGGCCGCATTGCCGAAAAACCGATCGTCCGCGACGGTGAAATTGTCGCTGCCCCGATGCTGGCGCTCTCGCTCAGCTTTGACCATCGGATGATCGACGGGGCGACAGCGCAAAAAGCGCTCAACCATATCAAGCAGCTGTTAAGCGATCCAGAATTATTATTAATGGAGGTGTAA
- a CDS encoding Domain of uncharacterised function (DUF1885) translates to MNASLKLPGGKSISIEEIKQLLERYRAALRKTGEQLGWAYEQAAFPYTVHERDHVLYLQGDGRLYKGMAIAVRTAGEETWIELALAPGATHGDKGKANEFSKWMAKTLGGELRLFSGRTMSFGRA, encoded by the coding sequence TTGAATGCAAGCCTAAAGCTGCCGGGGGGAAAATCGATCAGCATCGAGGAAATCAAACAGTTGCTCGAACGTTACCGAGCCGCGCTGCGCAAAACGGGGGAGCAGCTTGGATGGGCGTACGAGCAGGCAGCCTTTCCATACACGGTGCATGAACGCGACCACGTTCTTTATTTGCAAGGCGACGGCCGCTTATACAAAGGGATGGCCATTGCCGTGCGGACAGCCGGAGAAGAAACATGGATTGAGCTGGCATTGGCGCCGGGAGCAACGCACGGGGACAAAGGAAAAGCAAACGAATTCAGCAAATGGATGGCCAAAACGCTTGGCGGCGAACTGCGTTTATTCAGCGGCCGGACGATGTCATTCGGCCGTGCGTAA
- the ybeZ_1 gene encoding PhoH-like protein codes for MGKKIYVLDTNVLLQDPYSIFSFEDNEVVIPAVVLEEVDSKKRYMDEVGRNARQVSKLIDRLRENGKLHEKIPLENGGVLRIELNHRSFHQLQEIFVEKTNDNRILAVAKNLSLEEQAKEDGRSVILVSKDALVRVKADAIGLQAEDFLSDRVVDVDHIYTGFLDLYIGRDHLQRFYDKGELVLADIADHPFYPNQFIIMKDAFGSSASAIGIVDQNGKKVKKLIFHHEHIWGIRPRNVQQTMAFELLMRDDIPLVTLIGKAGTGKTLLALAAGLMQTEDLRTYKKLLVARPIVPMGKDLGFLPGEKEEKLRPWMQPIFDNLEYLFNTKKPGELDAILAGMSSIEVEALTYIRGRSLPEQFIIIDEAQNLTKHEVKTILTRVGEKSKIILMGDPEQIDHPYLDEYNNGLTYVVEKFKDQKIAGHIRLVKGERSALAQLAADLL; via the coding sequence TTGGGAAAGAAAATCTATGTGCTTGATACGAACGTCCTCTTGCAAGACCCGTATTCGATTTTTTCGTTCGAGGACAATGAGGTCGTCATTCCGGCTGTCGTCCTGGAGGAAGTGGATTCGAAAAAGCGGTATATGGATGAAGTCGGGAGAAACGCCCGCCAGGTGTCGAAGCTGATCGACCGCCTGCGCGAGAACGGCAAGCTGCACGAGAAAATTCCGCTTGAAAACGGAGGGGTGCTGCGCATTGAACTGAACCACCGCTCATTCCATCAGCTGCAGGAAATTTTTGTCGAAAAAACGAACGACAACCGCATTTTGGCGGTGGCGAAAAACTTATCGCTTGAGGAACAGGCGAAAGAGGACGGACGTTCGGTCATTTTGGTGAGCAAAGATGCGCTCGTGCGCGTGAAAGCGGATGCCATCGGGCTGCAGGCCGAAGACTTTTTAAGCGACCGCGTCGTCGACGTCGACCATATTTACACCGGGTTTTTGGATCTGTACATAGGGAGGGATCACCTGCAGCGGTTTTACGATAAAGGGGAGCTCGTGTTGGCCGATATCGCCGATCACCCGTTTTACCCGAACCAGTTTATTATTATGAAAGACGCATTCGGCAGTTCGGCTTCGGCGATTGGCATCGTCGACCAAAACGGCAAAAAGGTGAAGAAGCTGATTTTTCATCATGAGCATATATGGGGCATTCGCCCGCGCAACGTGCAGCAAACGATGGCGTTTGAGCTGCTTATGCGCGACGATATTCCGCTCGTGACGTTAATCGGCAAGGCCGGAACCGGAAAAACGCTGCTCGCGCTTGCTGCCGGGCTCATGCAGACTGAAGACTTGCGCACGTACAAAAAGCTGCTTGTCGCGCGCCCGATCGTGCCGATGGGGAAAGACCTCGGCTTTTTGCCCGGGGAAAAGGAAGAAAAGCTGCGCCCGTGGATGCAACCGATTTTTGACAACCTTGAGTATTTGTTCAACACGAAAAAGCCGGGGGAATTGGACGCCATTTTAGCCGGCATGAGCTCGATTGAAGTCGAGGCGCTCACCTACATTCGCGGCCGCAGCCTGCCGGAGCAGTTCATCATTATTGATGAGGCGCAAAACTTGACAAAGCATGAAGTGAAGACGATTTTGACGCGCGTCGGCGAAAAAAGCAAAATCATTTTAATGGGCGATCCGGAACAGATCGACCATCCATATTTGGATGAATACAACAACGGCTTGACGTATGTGGTCGAGAAATTCAAAGACCAAAAAATCGCCGGTCATATCCGCCTTGTCAAAGGAGAGCGTTCCGCGCTCGCCCAGCTCGCTGCCGACTTGCTTTAG
- a CDS encoding Nitronate monooxygenase: protein MEWNTRVTELLGITYPIIQGGLAYLAYADLAAAVSNAGGLGQITAMSLESPERLREEIRKVKEKTDRPFGVNFAIGQHGRPFAHMLEAALDEGVPVVSVTGGNPAPFFELLKGTNVKTLVLVAAVRQAFKAEELGADAVMVVGQEGGGHLGKYDTGTFVLIPKVVDSVSIPVIASGGIADGRGLMAALALGAEGIEMGTRFIATKECVHAHPIYKDMIVNASEHDTVVIKRSLGAPGRAIANKWTEKILEIERQGGTYDDLKEYISGEANRRFIYEGKVDEGFAWAGQAIGLIHDIPSVAELFARMIGEAEQIRRRWAN from the coding sequence ATGGAATGGAACACGAGAGTGACCGAGTTGCTCGGCATTACATATCCAATCATTCAAGGGGGATTAGCCTATCTGGCGTACGCCGACTTGGCCGCCGCCGTCTCCAACGCCGGCGGGCTCGGCCAAATTACGGCGATGTCGCTTGAAAGCCCGGAGCGCTTGCGCGAGGAAATCCGCAAAGTGAAAGAAAAGACGGACCGGCCGTTTGGAGTTAATTTTGCCATCGGCCAGCACGGCCGCCCGTTCGCTCATATGCTTGAAGCGGCGCTTGATGAGGGCGTGCCGGTCGTCTCGGTCACAGGCGGCAATCCGGCGCCGTTTTTTGAACTGCTGAAAGGAACGAACGTCAAAACATTAGTGCTTGTCGCAGCTGTTCGCCAAGCGTTCAAAGCGGAAGAGCTTGGCGCCGATGCGGTGATGGTCGTCGGGCAGGAAGGGGGCGGCCACCTTGGCAAATATGACACCGGCACGTTCGTCCTCATCCCGAAAGTCGTTGATTCCGTATCGATTCCGGTCATCGCTTCGGGCGGGATCGCCGACGGGCGCGGGCTTATGGCGGCGCTGGCGCTTGGAGCGGAAGGAATTGAAATGGGCACGCGGTTTATCGCCACGAAAGAATGCGTTCACGCCCATCCGATATACAAAGACATGATCGTGAACGCCAGTGAGCATGACACAGTGGTCATCAAACGGTCGCTCGGAGCGCCGGGGCGGGCAATTGCCAACAAGTGGACAGAAAAAATATTGGAAATTGAGCGCCAAGGCGGCACGTATGACGATTTGAAAGAATACATTAGCGGAGAGGCGAATCGGCGCTTTATTTACGAAGGGAAGGTGGATGAAGGGTTCGCTTGGGCCGGACAGGCGATTGGGCTCATTCACGACATTCCGTCGGTTGCTGAACTGTTTGCCCGCATGATCGGCGAGGCGGAACAAATTCGGCGCCGTTGGGCAAACTAA
- the speA_1 gene encoding Arginine decarboxylase has product MSQLETPLFTGLLEHMKKNPVQFHIPGHKKGAGMDPEFRAFIGENALAIDLINISPLDDLHHPKGMIKRAQELAAEAFGADYTFFSVQGTSGAIMTMVMSVAGPGDKIIVPRNVHKSVMSAIVFSGATPIFIHPEIDKELGISHGITPQAVEKALHQHPDAKGVLVINPTYFGIAGDLKKIVEIAHSYNVPVLVDEAHGVHIHFHEDLPLSAMQAGADMAATSVHKLGGSLTQSSILNVREGLVSAKHVQAILSMLTTTSTSYLLLASLDVARKQLATKGRELIDKAIRLAEWTRRQINEIPYLYCVGEEILGTEATYDYDPTKLIISVKELGLTGHDVEQWLRETYNIEVELSDLYNILCIITPGDSERETGLLVSALRRLSDEFSHQAEKGVKPKVLLPDIPALALTPRDAFYAETEVVPFHESAGRIIAEFVMVYPPGIPIFIPGEIITEENLKYIETNLAAGLPVQGPEDDTLQTLRVIKEYKPIR; this is encoded by the coding sequence TTGTCACAACTCGAAACACCATTGTTTACCGGACTGTTGGAGCATATGAAAAAAAATCCGGTTCAATTTCACATCCCCGGCCATAAAAAAGGGGCCGGCATGGATCCGGAGTTTCGCGCCTTCATCGGAGAAAACGCCTTGGCGATCGATTTAATCAACATCAGTCCGCTCGACGATTTGCATCATCCGAAAGGGATGATCAAACGTGCACAGGAGCTCGCCGCCGAAGCGTTCGGCGCCGATTACACGTTTTTCTCAGTGCAAGGGACGAGCGGGGCGATCATGACGATGGTCATGTCGGTCGCCGGACCGGGCGATAAAATTATTGTGCCGCGCAACGTCCATAAATCGGTCATGTCTGCAATCGTCTTTTCTGGGGCGACGCCGATTTTCATCCATCCGGAAATTGACAAGGAGCTCGGTATTTCCCACGGCATTACGCCACAGGCAGTGGAAAAAGCGCTCCACCAACACCCGGATGCCAAAGGGGTGCTCGTCATCAACCCGACGTATTTTGGCATTGCCGGCGATTTGAAAAAAATCGTCGAGATCGCCCACTCGTACAACGTTCCGGTGCTTGTCGACGAAGCGCACGGCGTGCACATTCATTTTCATGAGGACTTGCCGCTCTCCGCGATGCAAGCCGGGGCCGATATGGCGGCGACAAGCGTCCATAAGCTCGGCGGATCGCTGACGCAAAGCTCGATTTTAAATGTGCGCGAAGGGCTCGTCTCCGCGAAGCACGTGCAAGCGATCTTAAGCATGTTGACGACGACGTCGACGTCGTATTTGTTGCTCGCTTCGCTCGATGTCGCCCGCAAACAGCTGGCGACGAAAGGGCGGGAGCTCATTGACAAGGCGATCCGCCTCGCGGAATGGACACGGCGGCAAATCAACGAAATTCCATATTTGTACTGCGTCGGTGAAGAAATTTTAGGCACGGAAGCGACGTACGACTACGATCCAACGAAGCTGATCATCTCCGTCAAGGAGCTCGGCTTGACCGGCCATGATGTCGAACAATGGCTCCGCGAAACGTATAACATCGAAGTGGAGCTTTCGGATTTGTATAACATTTTGTGCATCATCACGCCAGGCGACAGCGAGCGGGAAACCGGGCTGCTCGTTTCGGCCCTCCGCCGCCTGTCGGACGAGTTCAGCCATCAGGCGGAAAAAGGAGTCAAACCGAAAGTGCTGCTTCCAGATATCCCGGCCTTAGCCTTGACGCCGCGCGACGCGTTTTATGCTGAAACAGAAGTCGTGCCGTTTCACGAGTCAGCCGGACGGATCATCGCGGAATTTGTGATGGTGTATCCGCCGGGCATCCCGATTTTTATTCCCGGTGAAATCATTACGGAGGAAAATTTGAAGTATATCGAGACAAACTTGGCCGCCGGCCTGCCGGTGCAAGGCCCTGAGGACGATACGCTGCAGACGTTGCGCGTCATCAAAGAATATAAGCCGATTCGTTGA
- a CDS encoding sporulation lipoprotein, YhcN/YlaJ family: MKKTLGWLAAFSLLLLGGCNVGNSNEANDGDRSLVRVRNTVDEQVENKSGQEIARRIAEIANRVPNVHDAAAIVVGKYAIVGIDVGANVDASRVGTIKYSVAEALQKDPYGANAIIVADPDLYTRVRNIGRQIDEGRPVQAFMNEIADIVGRVMPEVPSDLFETTPNPTEENDGQLNNQEERQLNERQEKQSNHHLNR; this comes from the coding sequence ATGAAGAAAACTCTCGGATGGCTGGCCGCCTTCTCCCTTCTTCTTTTAGGCGGATGCAATGTTGGAAACAGCAATGAAGCAAACGATGGGGACCGTTCGCTTGTGCGCGTCAGAAATACGGTTGATGAGCAGGTAGAAAATAAATCGGGCCAGGAGATCGCCCGCCGGATTGCGGAGATCGCGAACCGTGTTCCGAACGTTCACGATGCCGCAGCGATCGTTGTGGGCAAGTACGCCATCGTCGGCATTGACGTCGGCGCCAATGTCGACGCCTCACGCGTCGGCACGATCAAATATTCCGTGGCGGAAGCACTGCAAAAAGACCCGTACGGCGCCAACGCGATTATTGTCGCCGATCCGGACCTTTACACGCGCGTGCGCAACATCGGCCGGCAAATTGACGAGGGGCGGCCGGTGCAGGCGTTCATGAACGAAATCGCCGACATCGTTGGGCGGGTGATGCCGGAAGTGCCAAGCGACCTGTTTGAAACGACGCCAAATCCGACCGAAGAAAACGACGGGCAGCTGAACAACCAAGAGGAACGGCAGCTGAACGAACGCCAAGAAAAACAGTCCAACCACCACTTAAACCGCTGA
- the typA gene encoding Tyrosine phosphorylated protein A, with product MTKKRMDLRNIAIIAHVDHGKTTLVDQLLRQSGTFRENEQVEERALDRNDLERERGITILAKNTAVLYKGTRINILDTPGHADFGGEVERIMRLVDGVLLVVDAYEGCMPQTRFVLKKALEQQLVPIVVVNKIDREFARPAEVVDEVIDLFIELGASEEQLEFPVVYTSALRGTSSLDPDRQGGDMTALFETIIEHIPAPADNRDEPLQFQVALLDYNEYVGRIGIGRIFRGTMKTGQQVALLKRDGTVKQFRVTKLFGFIGLKRIEIEEAHAGDIVAVAGMEDINVGETVCPPDRQEPLPPLHIDEPTLKMTFLVNNSPFAGREGKYVTARKLEERLLTQLETDVSLRVEPTDSPDAWIVSGRGELHLAILIESMRREGYELQVSKPEVIVKEIDGVLCEPIERVVIDVPEEYTGAVMESLGSRKGELADMVHGDNGQVRLVFLVPSRGLIGYRSEFMSLTRGYGILNHSFDHYAPMQAGAIGGRRQGVLVSMETGKATAYSIMQLEDRGTIFVEPGTEVYEGMIVGEHSRENDLVVNICREKHVTNVRSSTKEQTVTMKKPRLLTLEEALEYLNDDEYCEVTPASIRLRKKILSKSEREKAEKRKKAAQQAK from the coding sequence TTGACCAAGAAACGAATGGATCTTCGCAATATTGCGATTATCGCCCACGTCGACCATGGAAAAACGACGCTCGTCGACCAACTGCTCCGGCAGTCGGGGACATTCCGCGAAAACGAACAAGTCGAGGAGCGGGCGCTTGATCGCAACGATTTGGAGCGTGAGCGCGGCATTACGATTTTAGCCAAAAATACTGCTGTGTTGTATAAAGGAACGCGCATCAACATTTTGGATACACCGGGGCACGCCGATTTCGGCGGGGAAGTGGAGCGGATCATGCGCCTTGTTGACGGCGTCTTGCTTGTCGTCGATGCGTACGAAGGCTGCATGCCGCAAACGCGGTTTGTGCTCAAAAAAGCGCTTGAGCAGCAGCTTGTGCCGATTGTCGTCGTCAACAAAATCGACCGCGAGTTTGCCCGTCCGGCGGAAGTCGTCGATGAAGTGATCGACTTGTTTATTGAACTTGGCGCTTCGGAGGAGCAGCTTGAGTTTCCGGTCGTGTACACATCGGCGCTGCGCGGAACATCAAGCCTTGACCCGGACCGGCAAGGCGGGGACATGACCGCCCTGTTTGAGACGATCATCGAACATATTCCGGCGCCGGCGGACAATCGCGATGAACCGTTGCAATTCCAGGTGGCCCTGCTCGATTATAACGAATACGTGGGCCGCATCGGCATCGGCCGCATTTTCCGCGGCACGATGAAAACCGGCCAGCAAGTCGCCTTATTGAAGCGCGACGGCACCGTCAAGCAGTTCCGCGTCACAAAGTTGTTCGGCTTTATCGGCTTAAAGCGGATCGAGATTGAAGAAGCCCACGCCGGCGACATCGTGGCTGTTGCGGGAATGGAAGACATTAACGTCGGCGAGACCGTTTGTCCGCCGGACCGCCAGGAACCGTTGCCGCCGCTTCATATTGATGAGCCGACGCTGAAAATGACCTTTCTTGTCAACAACAGCCCGTTTGCCGGGCGCGAAGGCAAATATGTGACGGCACGGAAGTTGGAAGAGCGGCTGCTCACCCAGCTTGAGACCGATGTCAGCCTGCGCGTCGAGCCGACCGATTCGCCGGATGCATGGATCGTTTCCGGACGCGGCGAGCTTCATTTAGCCATTCTAATTGAAAGCATGCGCCGAGAAGGGTATGAACTGCAAGTATCGAAGCCGGAAGTCATTGTCAAAGAGATCGATGGCGTTTTGTGCGAACCGATTGAACGGGTCGTGATCGACGTTCCGGAAGAGTATACCGGCGCCGTTATGGAATCGCTTGGCAGCCGCAAAGGCGAGCTCGCCGATATGGTGCATGGAGACAACGGACAAGTGCGCCTCGTCTTTCTTGTGCCGTCGCGCGGGTTGATCGGCTACCGAAGCGAATTTATGTCGCTGACGCGTGGGTATGGCATTTTAAACCATTCATTTGACCATTACGCTCCCATGCAGGCTGGCGCGATCGGAGGCCGCCGCCAAGGGGTGCTCGTCTCGATGGAAACCGGCAAGGCGACAGCGTACAGCATTATGCAGCTTGAGGACCGCGGCACGATTTTTGTCGAGCCGGGCACAGAAGTGTACGAAGGAATGATCGTCGGCGAGCACAGCCGGGAAAACGACCTTGTCGTCAACATTTGCCGCGAGAAGCATGTTACCAATGTGCGCTCATCGACGAAAGAGCAGACGGTGACGATGAAAAAGCCGCGCCTGCTGACGCTGGAAGAGGCGCTTGAGTATTTGAACGACGATGAATATTGCGAAGTGACGCCGGCTTCGATTCGCTTGCGCAAAAAAATCTTAAGCAAAAGCGAGCGCGAAAAAGCGGAGAAGAGAAAGAAAGCGGCGCAACAGGCAAAATAG
- the pdhD gene encoding Dihydrolipoyl dehydrogenase gives MVVGDFAIETETLVVGAGPGGYVAAIRAAQLGQKVTIVEKGNLGGVCLNVGCIPSKALISASHRYEQAKHSEEMGIKAENVTVDFAKVQEWKASVVKKLTGGVEGLLKGNKVEIVKGEAYFVDANTVRVVNGDSAQTYTFKNAIIATGSRPIELPNFKFSGRILDSTGALNLGEIPKSLVVIGGGYIGIELGTAYANFGAKVTILEGAGEILSGFEKQMVSIIKRRLKNKGVEVVTNALAKGAEERADGVTVTYEANGETKTIDADYVLVTVGRRPNTDELGLEQIGIKMTNRGLIEVDQQCRTSVPNIFAIGDIVPGPALAHKASYEGKVAAEAIAGHPSVVDYVAIPAVVFSDPECASVGYFEQQAKEEGIDVITAKFPFAANGRALSLNDTDGFLKLVVRKEDGVVIGAQIIGPNASDMIAELGLAIEAGMTAEDIALTIHVHPTLGEIAMEAAEVALGTPIHIITK, from the coding sequence ATGGTAGTTGGCGATTTTGCAATTGAAACAGAAACGCTTGTCGTTGGCGCCGGCCCTGGCGGCTATGTCGCCGCCATCCGCGCCGCACAGCTCGGCCAAAAAGTGACGATTGTGGAAAAAGGAAATTTGGGCGGCGTCTGCTTAAACGTCGGTTGCATCCCGTCCAAGGCGCTGATCTCCGCAAGCCACCGCTATGAGCAGGCGAAGCATTCCGAAGAAATGGGCATTAAGGCGGAGAACGTCACCGTCGATTTTGCCAAAGTGCAAGAATGGAAAGCAAGCGTCGTGAAAAAATTAACGGGCGGCGTCGAAGGGCTGTTAAAAGGAAACAAAGTAGAGATCGTCAAAGGGGAAGCGTATTTTGTCGACGCCAATACGGTGCGTGTCGTCAACGGCGATAGCGCGCAGACGTATACGTTTAAAAACGCGATTATCGCCACCGGTTCGCGTCCGATCGAGCTGCCGAACTTCAAGTTTTCCGGCCGCATTCTCGACTCGACCGGTGCGCTCAACCTCGGGGAAATCCCGAAATCGCTCGTGGTCATCGGCGGCGGCTACATCGGCATCGAACTCGGTACGGCTTACGCCAATTTTGGTGCGAAAGTGACGATTCTTGAAGGGGCCGGTGAGATTTTATCCGGCTTTGAAAAGCAAATGGTGTCCATCATTAAGCGCCGTCTGAAGAACAAAGGGGTCGAAGTTGTGACGAATGCGCTCGCAAAAGGAGCCGAAGAGCGTGCAGACGGCGTGACGGTCACGTATGAGGCGAACGGCGAAACGAAAACGATCGACGCCGACTATGTGTTGGTGACGGTCGGCCGCCGACCGAATACAGATGAACTTGGTCTTGAACAAATCGGCATCAAAATGACGAACCGCGGCTTAATTGAAGTGGACCAACAATGCCGGACAAGCGTGCCGAACATTTTCGCCATCGGCGACATCGTTCCAGGCCCGGCGCTTGCTCATAAAGCGTCGTATGAAGGGAAAGTGGCGGCGGAAGCCATCGCCGGCCATCCGTCGGTAGTCGATTACGTGGCCATTCCAGCCGTTGTCTTCTCCGATCCGGAATGCGCCTCGGTCGGCTACTTTGAACAACAGGCGAAAGAGGAAGGCATCGACGTCATTACGGCGAAATTCCCGTTTGCCGCCAACGGCCGCGCTCTGTCACTCAACGATACGGACGGTTTCCTGAAGCTTGTCGTCCGCAAAGAGGACGGCGTCGTCATTGGTGCGCAAATCATCGGTCCAAATGCTTCTGACATGATCGCCGAGCTTGGGCTCGCCATTGAAGCCGGCATGACGGCGGAAGACATCGCTTTGACGATCCATGTCCATCCGACGCTTGGCGAAATCGCCATGGAAGCGGCGGAAGTGGCGCTTGGCACACCGATTCATATCATTACGAAGTAA